In one Rhopalosiphum padi isolate XX-2018 chromosome 3, ASM2088224v1, whole genome shotgun sequence genomic region, the following are encoded:
- the LOC132927586 gene encoding homocysteine S-methyltransferase-like, translated as MYLLDGSFISGILPYADYDNVMKHPLWGSNLLLTNEEAVVNGHKDYIKAGAEFLTTNTYQASIEGFRKYLDLNFDQSFELIKKSVAICRRAIMEESSGRTVRIMGSVGPYGASLCDGSEYTGSYIDKIDLKELYDWHKPRIQALVEAGVDVVLFETIPSVDEADILLNILSEFPNQKACLSFSCKDSEHLSHGETFASAVEKFWSNDSRKQLIAIGMNCLDPTLITPLLTSVKTENVDFITYPNGGGVWDAVKKCWDNTQKYQISIDDLNIWSKKGLKIIGGCCNTDATEILRFRNLIDNLSS; from the exons ATGTATCTCTTGGACGGTAGTTTTATCAGTGGGATTTTGCCGTATGCAGACTACGACAATGTCATGAAACATCCACTTTGGGGATCGAATTTACTGTTAACTAACGAAGAAGCTGTGGTTAATGGTCACAAAGATTATATAAAAG CCGGAGCGGAATTTCTAACCACTAACACATACCAGGCGAGTATCGAAGGTTTTCGGAAATACTTGGACTTAAACTTTGATCAGAGCTttgagttaattaaaaaatctgtGGCGATTTGTCGACGAGCAATAATGGAAGAAAGTTCTG GACGGACAGTGCGAATAATGGGATCAGTCGGCCCGTACGGCGCTTCACTGTGCGACGGTTCCGAGTACACGGGCAGTTATATCGACAAGATCGATTTAAAAGAACTGTACGATTGGCACAAACCTCGGATCCAAGCACTGGTGGAGGCTGGTGTCGATGTCGTACTTTTCGAAACGATTCCTTCGGTCGACGAGGCCGACATTTTACTAAACATATTGTCCGAGTTTCCAAATCAAAAAGCGTGCTTGTCGTTCTCCTGTAAG GACAGCGAACACTTAAGTCACGGAGAGACATTTGCAAGCGCCGTTGAAAAGTTCTGGTCGAATGATTCTCGAAAACAGTTGATTGCTATTGGCATGAACTGCCTGGACCCAACACTCATCACACCACTTTTGACGTCCGTAAAAACTGAGAACGTCGATTTCATTACCTATCCAAATGGAGGTGGCGTGTGGGATGCTGTTAAAAAATG TTGGGATAATACTCAAAAGTATCAAATTTCCATCGACGATCTGAACATATGGAGTAAAAAAGGTCTGAAAATAATTGGAGGTTGTTGTAACACCGATGCGACTGAAATATTGCGTTTTAGAAACTTGATTGACAACTTGTCttcataa